The following proteins are encoded in a genomic region of Saccharopolyspora antimicrobica:
- a CDS encoding exodeoxyribonuclease III, whose amino-acid sequence MRIASWNVNSVGARLPKLVDWLGTAEPDVLCLQELKCAEDAFPYDEIGALGYEVAAHGTGRWNGVAVLSKVGIEDVRRGLLDEPGFLAEGAMFEAVEPRAIGATCGGVRVWSVYVPNGRDITHAHYAYKLRWLDALRATAAEELTELPFTVLGDFNIAPTDADVWDIAEFAGCTHVTEEERKALTALGETGLAEVHPRALKYDVPFTYWDYRALRFPNNQGMRIDLVFGNERFTTAVTDAYVDRNARKGKGTSDHAPVVVDLDLP is encoded by the coding sequence GTGCGGATCGCGAGCTGGAACGTCAACTCCGTCGGGGCCCGGTTGCCGAAGCTGGTCGACTGGCTGGGCACCGCCGAGCCGGACGTGCTGTGCCTCCAGGAACTCAAGTGCGCCGAGGACGCCTTCCCGTACGACGAGATCGGTGCGCTGGGTTACGAGGTCGCCGCGCACGGCACCGGTCGGTGGAACGGCGTGGCGGTGCTGTCCAAGGTCGGCATCGAGGACGTCCGCCGCGGACTGCTCGACGAGCCCGGTTTCCTCGCCGAGGGCGCGATGTTCGAGGCGGTGGAGCCGCGTGCCATCGGCGCCACCTGCGGCGGTGTTCGCGTCTGGTCGGTGTACGTGCCCAACGGCCGCGATATCACCCACGCGCACTACGCCTACAAGCTGCGCTGGCTCGACGCGCTGCGCGCCACCGCCGCCGAGGAGCTGACCGAGCTCCCGTTCACCGTCCTCGGCGACTTCAACATCGCCCCGACCGACGCCGACGTCTGGGACATCGCCGAGTTCGCGGGCTGCACGCACGTCACCGAGGAGGAGCGCAAGGCCCTCACCGCGCTCGGCGAGACCGGCCTGGCCGAGGTCCACCCGCGCGCCCTGAAGTACGACGTGCCCTTCACCTACTGGGACTACCGCGCACTGCGCTTCCCCAACAACCAGGGCATGCGCATCGACCTGGTCTTCGGGAACGAGCGCTTCACCACCGCGGTCACCGACGCCTACGTCGATCGCAACGCCCGCAAGGGCAAGGGCACCTCCGACCACGCCCCGGTCGTGGTCGACCTCGACCTTCCCTGA
- a CDS encoding 2Fe-2S iron-sulfur cluster-binding protein, which yields MDTEITLVVDGVEHSLVVDTRTTVLDALRERLGITSPKKGCDQGQCGACTLLLGDRRVNSCLMLAVAYDGANLRTADGLADADMHPLQRAFIEHDAFQCGYCTPGQVVSAVGMMQEMREGEPSAVTADAAELSDEVRERMSGNLCRCGAYANMIPAIVEVAQR from the coding sequence TTGGACACCGAGATAACCCTCGTCGTGGATGGCGTCGAGCACAGCCTCGTCGTCGACACCCGCACCACGGTCCTGGACGCGCTGCGCGAGCGGCTCGGCATCACCAGCCCGAAGAAGGGCTGCGACCAGGGCCAGTGCGGTGCGTGCACGCTGTTGCTCGGCGATCGCCGGGTCAACAGCTGCCTGATGCTGGCGGTGGCCTACGACGGCGCGAACCTGCGCACCGCCGACGGCCTGGCCGATGCGGACATGCACCCGCTGCAGCGGGCGTTCATCGAGCACGACGCGTTCCAGTGCGGCTACTGCACACCGGGTCAGGTGGTGTCCGCGGTGGGCATGATGCAGGAGATGCGCGAAGGGGAACCCAGCGCGGTCACCGCCGACGCCGCGGAGCTCAGCGACGAGGTCCGCGAGCGGATGAGCGGCAACCTGTGCCGCTGCGGCGCCTACGCCAACATGATCCCGGCGATCGTGGAGGTCGCGCAGCGATGA
- a CDS encoding GntR family transcriptional regulator: MSVTGEQVAEPRTPLRERVRQELQARIADGRLLPGDRIFEQDLAAEMGISRVPVREAIRMLQSEGFVDVPPGRRGVFVRGLDRQQAKELFEVREALEVYAARLAAERAEPADVVLLAELAERGRKAYEAGAIDEMSDANGAFHDKLVELSGNELLASMLEPLHGRLAWLFRMNLEPERVCREHEAIQAAITAGDADRAAEVAKQHVLSSRRMVLERMLT, from the coding sequence GTGTCGGTCACCGGAGAACAAGTCGCGGAACCGCGCACCCCGCTGCGCGAGCGGGTGCGGCAGGAGCTGCAGGCCCGCATCGCCGACGGCCGGCTGCTGCCCGGTGACCGGATCTTCGAGCAGGACCTCGCCGCGGAGATGGGGATCTCCCGCGTTCCGGTGCGCGAGGCGATCCGGATGCTGCAGAGCGAAGGGTTCGTCGACGTTCCCCCTGGTCGGCGCGGTGTGTTCGTCCGAGGACTCGACCGCCAGCAGGCCAAGGAGCTGTTCGAGGTGCGCGAGGCGCTGGAGGTCTACGCCGCCCGCCTGGCCGCCGAGCGCGCCGAACCCGCCGACGTCGTGCTGCTGGCCGAGCTCGCCGAGCGGGGCCGCAAGGCCTACGAGGCCGGTGCGATCGACGAGATGTCCGACGCCAACGGCGCCTTCCACGACAAGCTCGTGGAGCTGTCGGGCAACGAGCTGCTGGCCTCGATGCTGGAGCCGCTGCACGGCAGGCTCGCCTGGCTGTTCCGGATGAACCTCGAACCCGAGCGGGTCTGCCGCGAGCACGAGGCGATCCAGGCCGCGATCACCGCGGGCGATGCCGACCGGGCGGCAGAGGTCGCCAAGCAGCACGTCCTCTCCAGCCGCCGGATGGTCCTGGAGCGCATGCTCACCTGA
- the pdhA gene encoding pyruvate dehydrogenase (acetyl-transferring) E1 component subunit alpha yields the protein MEVSTVEWLPSSSPVQLPDPNHPAPEPSRLLAAYRAMVVGRRFDAQATTLTKQGRLAVYPSSRGQEACQVGAALSIGAQDWLFPTYRDSVALVTRGIDPVEVLTLLRGDWHCGYDVPSTRTAPQCTPLATQTLHAVGLAHGEARKGRDTVALALIGDGATSEGDFHEALNFAAVFRAPVVFLVQNNGYAISVPLAKQSVAPSLAHKGIGYGVRSEQVDGNDAAAVLSVLDTAVAHARSGGGPFLVEAHTYRMEAHTNADDAGRYRSPDEVEQWRQRDPIDRQERQLRESGHLDDTAVEQIAAEAEEFAVQVRSRMQAEPSTDPADLFRHVYAEPTPQLTEQLAQLRAEQEAL from the coding sequence ATGGAGGTGTCGACCGTGGAATGGCTTCCGTCGAGCAGTCCGGTGCAGCTACCGGATCCGAACCACCCGGCGCCGGAGCCGTCCCGGCTGCTGGCCGCCTACCGGGCGATGGTCGTGGGCCGCCGGTTCGACGCGCAGGCCACCACGCTCACCAAGCAGGGCCGGCTGGCGGTGTACCCGTCCTCGCGCGGCCAGGAGGCCTGCCAGGTCGGCGCCGCGCTGAGCATCGGCGCGCAGGACTGGCTGTTCCCCACCTACCGGGACTCGGTGGCGCTGGTGACCCGCGGCATCGATCCGGTGGAGGTGCTGACGCTGCTGCGCGGGGACTGGCACTGCGGCTACGACGTGCCGAGCACCCGCACCGCGCCGCAGTGCACGCCGCTGGCCACCCAGACCCTGCACGCGGTCGGCCTGGCGCACGGCGAGGCCCGCAAGGGCCGTGACACGGTCGCGCTGGCGCTGATCGGCGACGGCGCCACCAGCGAGGGCGACTTCCACGAGGCGCTCAACTTCGCCGCGGTGTTCCGCGCACCGGTGGTGTTCCTGGTGCAGAACAACGGTTACGCGATCAGCGTGCCGCTGGCCAAGCAGTCCGTGGCGCCTTCCTTGGCGCACAAGGGAATCGGCTACGGCGTGCGCAGCGAGCAGGTGGACGGCAACGACGCGGCGGCGGTGCTGTCGGTGCTGGACACCGCCGTGGCCCACGCGCGGTCCGGCGGCGGGCCGTTCCTGGTCGAGGCGCACACCTACCGGATGGAGGCGCACACCAACGCCGACGACGCCGGGCGCTACCGCTCGCCCGACGAGGTCGAGCAGTGGCGGCAGCGGGACCCGATCGACCGGCAGGAGCGCCAGCTGCGCGAGAGCGGGCACCTCGACGACACCGCGGTCGAGCAGATCGCCGCGGAGGCCGAGGAGTTCGCCGTGCAGGTCCGCAGCCGCATGCAGGCCGAGCCGAGCACCGATCCGGCGGACCTCTTCCGCCACGTCTACGCCGAACCGACCCCGCAGCTGACCGAACAGCTCGCCCAGCTCCGAGCCGAACAGGAGGCGTTGTGA
- a CDS encoding DNA polymerase ligase N-terminal domain-containing protein, producing the protein MAEDGLGTYRRKRDLRRSGEPSGGEPGARPRFVVQRHDASSLHYDFRLEVDGVLKSWAVPKGPSLDPRDKRLATPTEDHPLDYADFEGEIPEGYGAGTVIVWDAGTYRNDTERDGEPVPMADGLAAGHVKVRLHGTKLHGDFALTRTDIRGKEQWLLVKVDDDGADRRRNPVSTQPESVLSGRTNDELR; encoded by the coding sequence ATGGCTGAGGACGGACTCGGAACCTACCGGCGCAAGCGCGACCTGCGGCGGTCCGGGGAGCCCAGCGGTGGTGAACCCGGGGCCCGGCCGCGCTTCGTGGTGCAGCGGCACGACGCCTCCAGTCTGCACTACGACTTCCGGCTCGAGGTGGACGGCGTGCTCAAGTCCTGGGCGGTGCCGAAGGGCCCGTCGCTGGACCCGCGCGACAAGCGGCTGGCGACGCCGACCGAGGACCACCCGCTGGACTACGCCGACTTCGAGGGCGAGATCCCGGAGGGCTACGGCGCGGGCACGGTCATCGTCTGGGACGCCGGCACCTACCGCAACGACACCGAGCGCGACGGCGAACCGGTGCCGATGGCCGACGGGCTCGCGGCCGGGCACGTCAAGGTGCGGTTGCACGGCACGAAGCTGCACGGCGATTTCGCGCTCACGCGCACCGACATCCGCGGGAAGGAGCAGTGGCTGCTGGTGAAGGTGGACGACGACGGTGCCGATCGGCGCCGGAACCCGGTGAGCACCCAGCCGGAGTCGGTGCTCTCCGGCCGGACAAACGACGAGCTCCGATGA
- a CDS encoding ATP-binding cassette domain-containing protein yields the protein MIRARGLTRRFTVKRTPVEAVRGLDLDIEPGQLVALLGPNGAGKSTSLRMLTTLLPPTSGTATVAGHDIRTDPAAVRARIGYVGQKNSAGENYRARDELITQGRSYGLSGCDARRRAEEVLDLLDLTALADRKPGTLSGGQRRRLDIAMGLVNEPELLFLDEPSTGLDPHSRANIWEHVLRLRAEHRATLLFTTHYLDEADNMAERVVVVDHGRVIADGTPGGLKADLAGDRIIITVAQPDVAAAAGIAERMADADAVRVEDRTIQVRVPRAEAALPEYLRALEDTGIKAVAAETARPTLDDVFLALTGRSLRESET from the coding sequence ATGATCCGAGCCCGCGGTCTGACCCGCAGGTTCACCGTCAAGCGCACCCCCGTCGAGGCCGTTCGCGGCCTGGACCTCGACATCGAGCCCGGCCAGCTCGTCGCTCTCCTCGGCCCCAACGGCGCCGGGAAGTCGACCAGCCTGCGGATGCTCACCACGCTGTTGCCGCCCACCTCCGGCACCGCCACCGTCGCCGGGCACGACATCCGCACCGACCCCGCGGCCGTCCGCGCGCGCATCGGGTACGTGGGGCAGAAGAACAGCGCAGGCGAGAACTACCGGGCCCGCGACGAGCTGATCACCCAGGGCCGCAGCTACGGCCTGTCCGGCTGCGACGCCCGCCGCCGCGCCGAGGAGGTGCTCGACCTGCTCGACCTAACCGCGCTCGCCGACCGCAAGCCCGGCACCCTCTCCGGCGGCCAGCGCCGCCGCCTGGACATCGCGATGGGCCTGGTGAACGAGCCCGAGCTGCTGTTCCTGGACGAGCCGTCCACCGGCCTGGACCCGCACAGCCGCGCCAACATCTGGGAGCACGTGCTGCGGCTGCGCGCGGAGCACCGGGCCACCCTGCTGTTCACCACGCACTACCTCGACGAGGCCGACAACATGGCCGAGCGCGTCGTGGTGGTCGACCACGGCCGCGTCATCGCCGACGGCACTCCCGGAGGGCTCAAGGCCGATCTGGCCGGGGATCGCATCATCATCACCGTGGCGCAGCCGGACGTGGCAGCGGCCGCCGGGATCGCCGAGCGCATGGCCGACGCCGACGCGGTGCGCGTCGAGGACCGCACGATCCAGGTCCGGGTTCCGCGTGCCGAGGCAGCGCTTCCGGAGTACTTGCGCGCCTTGGAGGACACCGGGATCAAGGCCGTCGCGGCCGAAACCGCCCGCCCGACCCTGGACGACGTGTTCCTCGCACTCACCGGCCGCAGCCTGCGCGAGAGCGAAACGTGA
- a CDS encoding Lrp/AsnC family transcriptional regulator, giving the protein MIDQKSGGSGIRRIRTGRSAPALDDIDARIVDELARDGRMSIRTLAERVNISRTNAHGRLDRLLDSGVITGFHARVEPAKAGLGTAALIGLSIEQDTWREVSRRLAAIDSVEHVALVAGEFDIVVRVRTEDNVSLRNLVFDHIQSLPGVRTCHTWLIFDEFEPEHG; this is encoded by the coding sequence ATGATCGACCAGAAGTCCGGCGGGAGCGGCATCCGGCGCATCCGGACCGGACGATCGGCTCCGGCGCTGGACGACATCGACGCGCGCATCGTCGACGAGCTGGCCCGCGACGGCCGGATGTCCATCCGCACGCTGGCCGAGCGGGTCAACATCTCCCGGACCAACGCGCACGGCCGGCTGGACCGGCTGCTCGACAGCGGGGTGATCACCGGTTTCCACGCCCGCGTCGAGCCGGCCAAGGCCGGGCTGGGCACCGCGGCGCTGATCGGGCTGTCCATCGAGCAGGACACCTGGCGGGAGGTGTCCCGCAGGCTGGCGGCGATCGACTCGGTCGAGCACGTGGCGCTGGTGGCGGGGGAGTTCGACATCGTGGTCCGGGTGCGCACCGAGGACAACGTGTCCCTGCGCAACCTGGTCTTCGACCACATCCAGTCGCTACCGGGCGTGCGCACCTGCCACACCTGGCTGATCTTCGACGAGTTCGAACCGGAGCACGGCTGA
- a CDS encoding calcium:proton antiporter: MIFRLLLGWGAFAGVLLAEPVLSAHLPGPALIGVLAGIIVVIVVCAFGVVTQAEHLAHRLGDPYGTLVLTLSIVLIEVVLISAVMLGPGEHATIARDSVMAVSMIIMNLVIGVALLVGGTRHDDLEPNRTGVSAYLSLLVVLSTLAFALPGLIGTGGAYRPAQAIPVIALTVLLYAFFLHRQMGKQRADFQEVSASPGADDDERPSISEVLSQHRSEIVLRALVLVLTVVPIVLLSHDMAALLDDGLGRAGAPVALSGILIAMIVFLPETITAVRAAHAGEIQRVSNLCHGALVSTVGLTIPAVLTIGLLTGQTVVLAENPANLVLLGITLLLSITTFAGKKVTPLHGAAHLLVFLIYSLAVFS, encoded by the coding sequence GTGATCTTCCGGCTGCTGCTGGGCTGGGGCGCCTTCGCCGGCGTCCTGCTCGCCGAACCGGTCCTCTCCGCGCACCTGCCGGGCCCCGCGCTGATCGGTGTGCTCGCGGGCATCATCGTCGTGATCGTCGTCTGCGCCTTCGGCGTGGTCACCCAGGCCGAGCACCTGGCGCACCGCCTCGGTGACCCCTACGGCACGCTCGTGCTGACGCTGTCCATCGTGCTGATCGAGGTCGTCCTGATCTCCGCGGTGATGCTCGGCCCCGGCGAGCACGCCACCATCGCCCGCGACTCGGTGATGGCGGTGTCGATGATCATCATGAACCTGGTCATCGGCGTCGCGCTGCTCGTCGGCGGCACGCGGCACGACGACCTCGAGCCCAACCGCACCGGCGTCTCGGCCTACCTGTCGCTGCTCGTGGTGCTCTCGACGCTCGCCTTCGCCCTGCCCGGCCTCATCGGCACCGGCGGCGCCTACCGGCCCGCGCAGGCGATCCCGGTCATCGCGCTGACCGTGCTGCTGTACGCCTTCTTCCTCCACCGGCAGATGGGCAAGCAGCGCGCGGACTTCCAGGAGGTCTCCGCCTCCCCCGGCGCGGACGACGACGAGCGGCCGTCGATCTCCGAGGTCCTGTCGCAGCACCGTTCCGAGATCGTCCTGCGCGCGCTCGTCCTCGTGCTGACCGTGGTGCCCATCGTGCTGCTCTCGCACGACATGGCCGCGCTGCTCGACGACGGTCTCGGCCGCGCAGGTGCCCCCGTGGCGCTGTCGGGCATCCTCATCGCCATGATCGTGTTCCTGCCGGAGACGATCACCGCGGTGCGGGCCGCGCACGCCGGGGAGATCCAGCGGGTGAGCAACCTCTGCCACGGCGCGCTGGTGTCGACGGTCGGCCTGACCATCCCGGCAGTGCTGACCATCGGGCTGCTGACCGGGCAGACCGTGGTGCTCGCGGAGAACCCGGCCAACCTGGTGCTCCTCGGCATCACCCTGCTGCTGTCGATCACGACGTTCGCGGGCAAGAAGGTCACGCCGCTCCACGGAGCGGCGCACCTCCTCGTCTTCCTGATCTACAGCCTCGCCGTCTTCTCCTGA
- a CDS encoding ABC transporter permease, with protein MTTTEKPGEAGPEAGPRFFRDTATVFQREITPSLREPTAILFSMAQPLLFLFLFGPLLAGTSGFPASPWQWFVPGILVMMCLFGPMMAGYNLLVELGGGSLERMLVTPLNRSAMLVGRTLKEFALLLVQAVLLIALSVPLGFQLHPAGVLAGLALLLVFGVGLGSLSYVLAIAAHPGGELFYAVTQLVLFPLMLLSGVLLPMDFGPAWLQVVARINPVSHIADAERALFAGQLLDPSVLAGGIAAVAIAALGLLLGTRAMKRGV; from the coding sequence GTGACCACCACTGAAAAACCCGGAGAGGCGGGACCGGAGGCGGGTCCGCGCTTCTTCCGCGACACCGCGACGGTCTTCCAGCGGGAGATCACGCCGAGCCTGCGGGAGCCGACGGCGATCCTGTTCAGCATGGCGCAGCCGCTGCTGTTCCTGTTCCTGTTCGGCCCGCTGCTGGCGGGCACCTCCGGGTTCCCGGCCTCGCCGTGGCAGTGGTTCGTGCCCGGCATCCTGGTGATGATGTGCCTGTTCGGGCCGATGATGGCCGGGTACAACCTGCTGGTCGAGCTCGGCGGCGGCTCGCTGGAGCGGATGCTGGTGACCCCGCTGAACCGCTCGGCGATGCTCGTCGGCCGCACCCTCAAGGAGTTCGCCCTGCTGCTGGTGCAGGCCGTGCTGCTCATCGCGCTGTCGGTGCCGCTCGGCTTCCAGCTGCACCCGGCGGGCGTGCTGGCCGGGCTGGCGCTGCTGCTGGTGTTCGGCGTGGGGCTGGGCTCGCTGTCCTACGTGCTGGCCATCGCCGCACACCCCGGCGGTGAGCTGTTCTACGCGGTCACCCAGCTCGTCCTGTTCCCGCTGATGCTGCTCTCCGGCGTGCTCCTGCCGATGGACTTCGGCCCGGCGTGGCTGCAGGTGGTGGCCCGGATCAACCCGGTCTCGCACATCGCCGACGCCGAACGAGCGCTGTTCGCCGGCCAGCTCCTGGACCCCTCGGTCCTGGCCGGTGGCATCGCCGCGGTGGCGATCGCGGCGCTCGGCCTGCTCCTGGGCACCCGGGCCATGAAGCGCGGCGTCTGA
- a CDS encoding dihydrolipoamide acetyltransferase family protein produces MNRGEAGQFTLPDLGEGLTEAEIVRWHVAVGDRVAADQVVVEVETAKAVVDVPCPLAGVVEALHGEPGDVIAVGAPLTTISGESSPHEQHRTEERAGSGNVLVGYGTGAAARRRRQRVRPQHAVARPAAGAPRVLSPIVRRLAKQHGVDLSSVDGSGPGGVILRRDVEAARLPEPERDEVRIPLRGLRGAVADKLTRSRREIPDATTWVDVDATRLLEARDELKSRGIGLLALLARFCVVGLRRFPELNSSVDTERDEIVQHSRIGLGFAAQTPRGLVVPVVRDAHEMTTAQLAEAIAHRTERARAGELEPKYLTGGTFTLNNYGVFGVDGSTPIINHPEAAILGVGRIIDKPWAHRGELALRKVTQLSLTFDHRVCDGGTAGGFLRHLADCVENPITALADV; encoded by the coding sequence GTGAATCGCGGAGAGGCGGGGCAGTTCACCCTGCCGGACCTGGGCGAGGGACTCACCGAGGCGGAGATCGTCCGCTGGCACGTCGCGGTCGGCGACCGCGTCGCGGCGGACCAGGTGGTCGTCGAGGTGGAGACCGCGAAGGCGGTCGTGGACGTGCCGTGCCCGCTCGCCGGAGTCGTCGAGGCGCTGCACGGCGAACCCGGTGACGTGATCGCGGTGGGCGCCCCGCTGACCACGATCAGCGGCGAATCCTCCCCGCACGAGCAGCACCGGACCGAGGAACGGGCCGGATCGGGCAACGTGCTCGTCGGCTACGGGACCGGGGCCGCGGCGCGGAGGCGCCGCCAGCGGGTCAGGCCGCAGCACGCCGTGGCACGGCCCGCGGCGGGTGCGCCGCGCGTGCTGTCGCCGATCGTGCGCCGACTGGCCAAGCAGCACGGCGTCGACCTGTCCAGTGTGGATGGATCCGGCCCGGGCGGGGTGATCCTGCGCCGCGATGTGGAGGCCGCCCGGCTGCCGGAGCCGGAGCGGGACGAGGTGCGCATCCCGCTGCGCGGCCTGCGCGGCGCGGTGGCCGACAAGCTCACCCGCAGCCGCCGCGAGATCCCGGACGCGACCACGTGGGTGGACGTCGACGCGACCCGGCTGCTGGAGGCCCGCGACGAGCTGAAATCGCGCGGCATCGGGCTGCTCGCGCTGCTCGCGCGGTTCTGCGTCGTCGGGCTGCGCCGGTTCCCGGAGCTCAACTCCTCCGTGGACACCGAGCGCGACGAGATCGTCCAGCACAGCCGCATCGGCCTCGGCTTCGCCGCGCAGACCCCGCGCGGCCTGGTGGTGCCGGTGGTCCGCGACGCACACGAGATGACCACCGCGCAGCTCGCCGAGGCGATCGCCCACCGCACCGAACGGGCCCGCGCGGGCGAGCTCGAACCGAAGTACCTCACCGGCGGCACCTTCACGCTCAACAACTACGGCGTGTTCGGTGTGGACGGCTCGACGCCGATCATCAACCACCCGGAGGCGGCGATCCTCGGCGTGGGCCGGATCATCGACAAGCCCTGGGCCCACCGGGGCGAGCTGGCGCTGCGCAAGGTCACCCAGCTGTCGCTGACCTTCGACCACCGCGTCTGCGACGGCGGCACGGCGGGCGGATTCCTCCGCCACCTGGCGGACTGCGTGGAGAATCCCATCACAGCCCTCGCCGACGTCTGA
- a CDS encoding alpha-ketoacid dehydrogenase subunit beta translates to MAPTSMAQALNAALRDAIAEDERVVVFGEDVGKLGGVFRITDGLQDAFGEDRCFDTPLAESGIAGFAVGMAMAGFRPVVEMQFDAFAFPAFEQVVSHVAKMRNRTRGAVALPMVIRIPFAGGIGGVEHHCDSSEAYYAHTPGLKVVTPSGAADAYSLLREAIEDPDPVVFLEPKKLYWSKEDVELPVTTEPIGRAAIRRRGRDATLIAYGPSVPLAMESAAAAAEEGWDVQVVDVRSLVPFDDETVTAAVRETGRCVVVQEAQGFAGVAAEIAARVQERCFHSLSAPVLRVSGFDVPYPPPKLEHSHLPNVDRVLDALARLQWDDQPDVKWLDAREGAA, encoded by the coding sequence ATGGCACCGACCAGCATGGCGCAGGCGCTCAACGCGGCGCTGCGCGACGCGATCGCCGAGGACGAGCGGGTCGTGGTCTTCGGCGAGGACGTCGGCAAGCTCGGCGGGGTCTTCCGGATCACCGACGGCCTGCAGGACGCCTTCGGCGAGGACCGCTGCTTCGACACCCCGCTGGCCGAGTCCGGCATCGCCGGGTTCGCCGTGGGCATGGCGATGGCCGGGTTCCGCCCGGTGGTGGAGATGCAGTTCGACGCCTTCGCCTTCCCCGCCTTCGAGCAGGTCGTCTCGCACGTGGCCAAGATGCGCAACCGCACCCGCGGCGCGGTCGCGCTGCCGATGGTGATCCGGATCCCGTTCGCGGGCGGCATCGGCGGCGTCGAGCACCACTGCGATTCCAGCGAGGCCTACTACGCGCACACCCCCGGTCTGAAGGTCGTCACCCCGTCCGGCGCGGCGGACGCGTATTCGCTGCTGCGCGAGGCGATCGAGGACCCGGACCCGGTGGTGTTCCTGGAACCCAAGAAGCTCTACTGGTCCAAAGAGGACGTCGAGCTGCCGGTGACCACCGAGCCGATCGGCCGCGCCGCGATCCGCAGGCGGGGCCGCGACGCGACGCTGATCGCCTACGGCCCCAGCGTGCCGCTGGCGATGGAGTCCGCGGCGGCCGCCGCCGAGGAGGGCTGGGACGTGCAGGTCGTCGACGTGCGCAGCCTGGTGCCCTTCGACGACGAGACGGTGACCGCCGCGGTCCGCGAGACCGGCCGGTGCGTGGTGGTGCAGGAAGCGCAGGGATTCGCCGGGGTCGCCGCGGAGATCGCGGCCCGCGTGCAGGAGCGCTGCTTCCACTCGTTGTCCGCCCCGGTGCTGCGCGTCTCCGGCTTCGACGTCCCGTACCCGCCCCCGAAGCTGGAGCACAGCCACCTGCCCAACGTGGACCGCGTGCTCGACGCCCTGGCCCGGCTGCAGTGGGACGACCAGCCCGACGTGAAGTGGCTCGACGCACGGGAGGGAGCAGCGTGA
- the ligD gene encoding non-homologous end-joining DNA ligase, with product MSARWEADGHRFDVSNPDKVLYPGSGYRKQDVMEYYRSVAEVMIGHSRKRPLTLRRFPDGIEDGGFFQKEASDYFPDWIRVVSVPQRGARGVVHHVVVDDAATLLYLAGQACLEFHLGLSTVDDLERPVLVVLDLDPPDGTGLTELRQVTRRMCERFRDAGLEPHVQTTGGRGFHVAAPLRPEREFDEVRADLRELAEQAVRDEPRRLTTEQRKDQRGDRIFLDTNRNAYGQTAIAPYSLRARPGAPAATPLDIDELGRAEPQSYGLANMARRLAQKSDPWADLTERR from the coding sequence ATGAGCGCGCGTTGGGAGGCCGACGGGCACCGGTTCGACGTGTCCAATCCGGACAAGGTGCTCTACCCCGGCAGCGGCTACCGCAAGCAGGACGTGATGGAGTACTACCGGTCCGTCGCCGAGGTGATGATCGGGCACAGCAGGAAGAGACCGCTGACCTTGCGGCGGTTCCCGGACGGGATCGAGGACGGCGGGTTCTTCCAGAAGGAGGCCTCGGACTACTTCCCGGACTGGATCCGCGTGGTGTCCGTGCCGCAGCGCGGTGCGCGCGGTGTGGTGCACCACGTGGTCGTCGACGACGCCGCGACGCTGCTCTACCTGGCCGGGCAGGCCTGCCTGGAGTTCCACCTCGGACTCTCCACAGTGGACGACCTGGAGCGGCCGGTGCTGGTGGTGCTCGACCTGGACCCGCCGGACGGCACCGGGCTTACCGAGCTGCGCCAGGTGACCCGCCGGATGTGCGAGCGCTTCCGCGACGCCGGGCTGGAGCCGCACGTGCAGACCACCGGCGGCCGGGGATTCCACGTCGCCGCGCCGCTGCGCCCCGAGCGCGAGTTCGACGAGGTCCGCGCCGACCTGCGCGAGCTGGCCGAGCAGGCGGTCCGCGACGAACCGCGGCGCCTCACCACCGAGCAGCGCAAGGACCAGCGGGGCGACCGGATCTTCCTGGACACCAACCGCAACGCATACGGCCAGACCGCGATCGCGCCCTACTCGCTGCGCGCACGGCCCGGTGCCCCGGCGGCGACCCCGCTGGACATCGACGAGCTCGGCCGCGCGGAGCCGCAGTCCTACGGCCTGGCGAACATGGCGCGCAGGCTGGCGCAGAAGAGCGATCCGTGGGCGGATCTGACCGAACGGAGATGA